The sequence below is a genomic window from Sulfolobales archaeon.
AGATCTAGATGAGGTTGGGGGAGTACCGCTTATTATGAAGAAGCTCCTAGACGCAGGGTTGATCCACGGAGAGGCTCTAACAGTAACAGGAAAAACTGTGAGGGAGAACCTCGAGAGCTATAGATTCCCAAGGGTTCCACACGAGCATATAGTGAGGAGCGTTGATAACCCCTTCAAAAAGACTGGAGGCATAGTAATACTAAAGGGAAGCCTGGCACCTGAGGGAGCGGTGATCAAGGTAGCCGCGGCAAATATAACAAGATTCGAGGGTAAGGCAATAGTATATGATGGTGAGGACGAGGCGTTTAAAGGCATAGAGAGGGGAGAGGTTAGCGAGGGCAGTGTGGTAGTGATCAGATATGAAGGTCCAAAGGGAGGCCC
It includes:
- a CDS encoding dihydroxy-acid dehydratase; the protein is DLDEVGGVPLIMKKLLDAGLIHGEALTVTGKTVRENLESYRFPRVPHEHIVRSVDNPFKKTGGIVILKGSLAPEGAVIKVAAANITRFEGKAIVYDGEDEAFKGIERGEVSEGSVVVIRYEGPKGGPGMPEMLRVTAAIVGAGLENVAMVTDGRFSGATRGPMVGHVAPEAAVGGPIAVVENGDRIVIDVENRRLDLLVPEDEIKKRLKNWVPKPPRYRTGLLAKYASLVSQASRGAVTLPIQ